The stretch of DNA TAGATGATATTGTCAAAGATGTTTTAAATATCAAAATGACTGGCAATGGATACGCCATTTTGGTTGATAAGGCTGGCACGATTCTGGTGCACAGCGACCAAAGCAAAATCCTGAAGCCTGCGACTGAATTAACTCCAGCCCTAAGCGCCACTGAATTAGCACAGCTCGATGCAAGCCAAGATTTGCTCGATACTGATATCAATGGCGAGCATAAATTCATCTTCGCAAAATCAATCGAAGGTGGCGATTTATATATGGTGCTGGTGATTGACAAAACCACCGCACTTGCGCCACTACAACAACTACTGTGGATGGCAATTGGCACGCTGCTGGTTATCCTGGTTCTAGTTATTCCGCTGGCGAGCTACCTTGTAAACCGCATGTTGTCCGGGCTGAACCGCGTACGCAAAGGGATGATTGAAATTGCACAGGGTGAAGGCGACTTGACGCGACAAATTCAGATCGATGGCGATGATGAAATTGCGCAAACGGCTAAGGCATTTAACCAATTCACCTCGCGTCTGCGCACAATGTTTAGCGATCTGCGCAAAGAAACGGAAAATCTGACTATCGGTGTGCAGCAAATTAACCAAGTACTCAATACGCTTTCAAATGATTCACGCATCTTGTCGGATATGGCAGCCACTAACGCGGCGACGATTGAAGAAATTACTGTCAGCATTAGCCACATTGCAGACAATGCCGGAGAAGCTAATTATCTAGTTAATAATACTGGCGCGCTGTCAGCCGACTCGGCTAAAACAATGGGCGAAGTAGCCACCGAAGTAGGCAAATCAGCCTCCGAAGTACGTGAACTATCGTCATTATTAGATCGCCTCAATCAGCGTAGCCAAGAAATTAGTGGCATTATTCAGGTGATTAAAGAGATCGCCGATCAAACCAATTTACTGGCACTCAATGCCGCGATTGAAGCAGCCCGCGCAGGGGAGCAAGGTCGTGGCTTTGCGGTCGTGGCCGACGAGGTCCGGAAATTGGCCGAGCGCACCAGCTCTGCCACGCTGGAAATTACCGGTATGATCGATGGCATTCGCGGGGAAACCAATGCCGCGGTTCGGAATATGGAATCCACGCTCGGTGCCGTGCAAAGTGGTGTTAGCTTATCGAATCACGCGGCAGAGAAAATTGTTGATATTCGCCAGAACATGAGTCAGGTGATGGAAAAAATGAGTGAAATTGCTCATGCCACCAAAGAGCAGCAGGATGCCACCACCATGATGGCGCAAAGTGCAGAAAACATTACCAACCAGATGCAACAATCGGATGTCGCACTGCACCGTGCCAATGATTCCATAGCCCAACTTAATCATTTAGCAGGCTTTCTACGCGAAATGTTTGGTCGATTTAAAGTCTAATAGGTATAGCCTTCCAACTCAATCCAATACTAATCTTCGTAAATATACCCATAAAAAAGGCCGCTTATGCGGCCTTTTTTATCACATCAATTTCATCAATTAGCGGCTTTTTTGCGCGTCGCCCGCTTTAACAATTTTCAGACAATTGGTGCCGCCCAGCATCCCAACCACATCGCCGAAAGTGAAGGCAATCAAATCCCCCGGTTGCACAATGCCACGTCGCAACATTTCGAGCTCGGCTCTTACCAATAATGACTCACGGTCTGTATTATCATGCGAGAGCATTACTGGCTCAACGTCGCGGAACAAGGATAAACGGCTGTAGGTTTCCGCCTCGGGAGTTAAAGCATAAATAGGCACCCCCGCAATCACGCGTGACATCCACAGAGCCGAAGAGCCTGACTGAGTTAAAGCCGCAATCACTTTGACATTCAAATGATTCGAGGCGAACAAAGCGGCCATCGAGATAGTTTGGTCAACTCGGGTGTATTCACCTTCCAGCAAAGCCTCGCTGCTCACTTTGTAATCTTGCGATTTTTCAGCTTCCAGACAAATCCGCGCCATGGCTTCAACCGTTTCCACTGGATATTGACCCGATGCCGTTTCAGCCGACAACATCACCGCATCAGTCCCATCGAGCACCGCATTTGCTACGTCAGACACCTCGGCACGCGTTGGTACCGGGCTAGAAATCATTGACTCCATCATCTGTGTTGCTGTGATGGTTAGTTTGTTCATCCGGCGAGCCGCTTTAATCATGCGTTTTTGCAGCGCAGGCACCGCGGCATCACCAACCTCTACCGCTAAATCACCGCGCGCCACCATAATGCCATCGGAAGCTTCAAGAATCTCCGTCAGATTAGTAATGGCCTCAGTGCGTTCAATCTTGGCAATTAACAAAGCCTTACTGCCTGCTGCACGCAATAATGTTCGTGCCATATACATATCGGCCGCGCTTTTTGGGAAAGAAACGGCAACATAATCAGCGTGCAATTTGGCGGCGACCTTAATGTCTTCCATATCTTTGGCAGTTAGTGCTGGTGCAGTCAGACCACCACCTTGGCGGTTAATCCCTTTGTTGTTAGACAAAGCTCCACCGATCAACACTGTCGTATTGACTTTTTGTCCTTCTACCGCATCGACCTGCAATTGAATCTTGCCTTCATCCAGCAGCAGAATATTACCGGCCTCTACATCATTGGGGAGCTCTTTGTAGTCAAGACCAACGGTGGTTTGGTCGCCCAACTCACAGGCCGCATCGAGGATAAATTTTTGCCCCTTGGCTAATTCAATTTTATTTTTTTTAAATTTACCAACCCGAATTTTTGGCCCTTGTAAATCCACCATAATTGCAATTGGGCGACCTACTTTTTTTGCCTGCTCCCGCACCAATGCTGCACGATCTAGATGATCCTGCGCCGTGCCGTGAGAGAAATTAAGCCGGACCATATTGACCCCGGCGGCGACTAAACGCTCCAGCGTTGCTGCGTCACTGGATGCGGGGCCTAAAGTGGAAACAATCTTAGTGCTGCGTAACATGCAAAACTCCTTTCAATTGATTCGGCATCACAATACCGACCGGGCCATTTCAGTTTTATCCATTGTGAACAGATAGAAAATTAACGATCTGAGCCTAATCAATTTAATTCAATTTGCATTCAATATCCGCGCAATTTGTCGCCAAAATGCCAATTAACTGGGGAAATAGAATAGTTGCGCAGTAAAGCTGAGCAGGTAGGTGGTTTGATTGGACGCAAGGGCATTAAAATCGTAGAATGCCGCTCTGGCTGTCCCCATAGCTCAACAGGATAGAGCACTTGCCTCCTAAGCGAAAGATCCCCGTTCGAGTCGGGGTGGGGATACCAAAATGCAGCAAGCCCCAGTGATGGGGCTTTTTGTATTTTTAATGCTCGGATGAATTAGGGCGAATTCGGCTATTAAATTCGTCCAGCATTTTTTGCTCACGCTGGTTTTCCTTTTTTAATTCGCTCTGTTCATGGCGCACGCGCAGCGCATCAAAGGCTTTTACTTTTTTCTCGCAAGCGAGCCAATCAGCTTTGCGTCGCTCATATTCAAACCCGAGTCGCGCCACTTCGTCGCCTTGCTGCACCGCGGCACCATCAAGCTTGGCCAGAAACAACTGAAAATCTCGCCACTGAATCACCGACATGCCGGCTTGGGCACTATTAGCCAACCGTGCGCGATATTCGGCCCGAAAACCATCGACTTGCTCAAGCTTGGATTTGGCCAACAGCCACGCCGCCTGCGCAGTTTGCATCGCACGCGACGCCTCTTCGCGCTCATCTTGCGCAAGTTGCAATAAAAAGGCAAAACGAAAAGCGGCCACTGTGAATACCAATTAGAAAATAGTTGTGAATTACTGGGCAAACAATTGGGACAGCTTCATTCTAGCGCCGTCGTAGCTTTCCTGCTCATTGATCGACTGCTGTAAAAAAGCTTCAAAGCTAGGGTGGCGGCGAATGGCATCGTCGAGCACTGGATCGGAGCCAGGTACGTAGGCACCAACGCTGATCAAGTCTTTACTGCGTTGATAGCGGGAGTACAAGAATTTGAATCGGCGTACCATTTCAAATTCTTGCTGGCTAATGATGTCGTGCATTACACGCGAAATCGAGGCTTCGATATCAATCGCCGGATAATGGCCCGACTCGGCCAATTGGCGGCTTAATACAAAGTGGCCATCTAAAATCGCCCGTGCATTATCGGCAATCGGGTCTTGCTGATCGTCGCCTTCCGACAAGACGGTATAAAACGCGGTGATTGAGCCACCACCTTCACGCCCATTACCAGCCCGCTCAACCAATTGCGGCAAGCGCGCAAACACGGAAGCCGGATAGCCTTTGGTTGCAGGTGGCTCGCCCACCGCCAATGCAATCTCCCGCTGCGCCATGGCATAGCGGGTGAGCGAGTCCATAATCAACAACACGTTTTTGCCCTGATCACGGAAATATTCGGCAATGCTGGTCGCATACGCCGCACCATACAGACGCAACAGTGGCGGCGTATCGGCTGGCGCAGCAACCACCACGCTGCGCGCCCGACCTTCATCACCCAAAATATTCTCGATAAAGTCTTTTACCTCACGACCACGCTCGCCAATCAGCCCAACCACCACCACATCGGCACTAGTAAAGCGCGCCATCATGCCAAGCAATACTGATTTACCCACCCCGGAGCCGGCAAACAAACCCAAGCGCTGACCACGTCCCACTGTGAGCATGGCATTGATCGCCCGTACGCCAACATCCATCACGGTGCGCACTGGCTCCCGATCCATCGGATTGTAGGGGCGCGAAAATAGTGGGTAGTAGGCTTCATTATTGATCGGGCCTTTGCTATCAAGTGGTCGGCCCAAACCATCCAGAATTCGGCCCAGCAAATTCCAGCCGACCGGCACTTGCCGCCCGTGGTCTTCTGCACGGCGTT from Chitinibacter fontanus encodes:
- a CDS encoding methyl-accepting chemotaxis protein, which produces MFTSLRLRLIAFIAVLILVVASIITIGAYSKMRQEMINVGLRNEIIGVETGYSVMLRNWIADKKMIVTSLAKTLEQASDPLPAIAQAEKSAKFDSAYLGTHEKQMITTRDLGLPAGYDPTSRPWYQLAQKEDKPVMTAPYVDAGTKRLTLSFAAPVKKNGALFGVVGTDIFLDDIVKDVLNIKMTGNGYAILVDKAGTILVHSDQSKILKPATELTPALSATELAQLDASQDLLDTDINGEHKFIFAKSIEGGDLYMVLVIDKTTALAPLQQLLWMAIGTLLVILVLVIPLASYLVNRMLSGLNRVRKGMIEIAQGEGDLTRQIQIDGDDEIAQTAKAFNQFTSRLRTMFSDLRKETENLTIGVQQINQVLNTLSNDSRILSDMAATNAATIEEITVSISHIADNAGEANYLVNNTGALSADSAKTMGEVATEVGKSASEVRELSSLLDRLNQRSQEISGIIQVIKEIADQTNLLALNAAIEAARAGEQGRGFAVVADEVRKLAERTSSATLEITGMIDGIRGETNAAVRNMESTLGAVQSGVSLSNHAAEKIVDIRQNMSQVMEKMSEIAHATKEQQDATTMMAQSAENITNQMQQSDVALHRANDSIAQLNHLAGFLREMFGRFKV
- the pyk gene encoding pyruvate kinase; this encodes MLRSTKIVSTLGPASSDAATLERLVAAGVNMVRLNFSHGTAQDHLDRAALVREQAKKVGRPIAIMVDLQGPKIRVGKFKKNKIELAKGQKFILDAACELGDQTTVGLDYKELPNDVEAGNILLLDEGKIQLQVDAVEGQKVNTTVLIGGALSNNKGINRQGGGLTAPALTAKDMEDIKVAAKLHADYVAVSFPKSAADMYMARTLLRAAGSKALLIAKIERTEAITNLTEILEASDGIMVARGDLAVEVGDAAVPALQKRMIKAARRMNKLTITATQMMESMISSPVPTRAEVSDVANAVLDGTDAVMLSAETASGQYPVETVEAMARICLEAEKSQDYKVSSEALLEGEYTRVDQTISMAALFASNHLNVKVIAALTQSGSSALWMSRVIAGVPIYALTPEAETYSRLSLFRDVEPVMLSHDNTDRESLLVRAELEMLRRGIVQPGDLIAFTFGDVVGMLGGTNCLKIVKAGDAQKSR
- the fliJ gene encoding flagellar export protein FliJ, yielding MAAFRFAFLLQLAQDEREEASRAMQTAQAAWLLAKSKLEQVDGFRAEYRARLANSAQAGMSVIQWRDFQLFLAKLDGAAVQQGDEVARLGFEYERRKADWLACEKKVKAFDALRVRHEQSELKKENQREQKMLDEFNSRIRPNSSEH
- the fliI gene encoding flagellar protein export ATPase FliI gives rise to the protein MTPTLKSIQDYLRDCGAAVNSVKPWLPRGRLTRVSGLVLEAVGLRLPIGASCDVMTPSGHPVEAVVVGFQEQRLFLMPIAEIYGVEPGASVMAREDVAAWRPQLGHPRPIQRRAEDHGRQVPVGWNLLGRILDGLGRPLDSKGPINNEAYYPLFSRPYNPMDREPVRTVMDVGVRAINAMLTVGRGQRLGLFAGSGVGKSVLLGMMARFTSADVVVVGLIGERGREVKDFIENILGDEGRARSVVVAAPADTPPLLRLYGAAYATSIAEYFRDQGKNVLLIMDSLTRYAMAQREIALAVGEPPATKGYPASVFARLPQLVERAGNGREGGGSITAFYTVLSEGDDQQDPIADNARAILDGHFVLSRQLAESGHYPAIDIEASISRVMHDIISQQEFEMVRRFKFLYSRYQRSKDLISVGAYVPGSDPVLDDAIRRHPSFEAFLQQSINEQESYDGARMKLSQLFAQ